The genome window ATCGTCGAACCAGGCACCCTTACGAATAATGATGATGGTTAACCCCAGTCCTATAAGTATCGGACCACACGTAAGCATCTTTCGCGGATAATGGGGCGAAGAATCGACGACCTCCAGTGGAGGAAATCTCATCGATTCTGAGGTCAACCGAAACAAGTGATCTCTATAGTATGGAGTCACGTCGATTGAGGTTTCGGATCGGTTCCAAGCCGTTCTGTACGGTCCTGCATACGAAGTATATGGACCGGCAGAACCGGCCCGGCGTTCCAACGACCCAATCAAACCGCTTTTCAGTGTCATCTCGACTAAGCGAAGCGCACGGAGAGATCTAACCCGCCCGCAGGCGCATGAATTCAAAAAAACAGCACATTCCTGTGCTGTTTTCTCCACCATTTTTAAGTTTTCAGTTTTCAGTATTCATTTTCAGTTCTCCCCGCCCGTGGCGGGCTCTCCCCAATCAACATTGAAAAGAGGCGTCATCTATGAAACATTCCCTTTTCCGTTTCTTCCTGATCCCTCTTCTCATCTCTATCCTTACCCTTTCCATCATCTACGCCGGTGCCCTCCATTACCTGGACCGTCAGGCCCAGGATGCCCTTTATCAGGGCCAGGGCCACGCTTCCAATGACATTATCATCATCGGCATCGACAACCAGACTCTTGCCGAGCTGGGCACCTACGGTCCCGGCTACCGCACCTATATCGCCTATGCCCTGGAAAAAATTGCCTCAGATCCGGATCACCTTCCCGCTGTCGTTGCGGTAGATATCCTTTATGAAGGCCAGACCGATCCCGCTGCGGATGAGCAGCTGGCCCGGGCAGCCGAAAAGCTCGGCACCGTGGTCACCGCCTGTATGGCGGAGTACGGCTCTGAGATCACCTGGGAAAACGGCCATGCTGTTTCCCTGGATGCTTCCGCGGTCATCAGCTTTGTCGATCCGTATGAATCCCTCAAATCTGTCACAACCCAGGGCCATATCAACGCCATGGCGGATAAGGTGGATGGTGTTCTACGCCATGCCATGCTCTATGTGACCAAACCCGGCGGTGAAAAAGTCTATTCCATGGCCGCCCAGACCGCGAAGATCTATATGGAGCGAATCGGAAAGGACTTCACCCTTCCGGACGTGGATGCTGCCGGTCACTATTATGTCCCCTTTGCCGGTCAGCCCGGTGCTTTCGATGACGGCTATTCCCTGCTGAACCTCCTGATGGGCCAGATCACTTCAGATGTCTGGGCCAATAAAGTGGTTCTCATCGGTCCCTATGCTCCGGCCATGCAGGATGCCTATATCACTTCCGCCAACCGTGGTGTTCCCATGAACGGTGTGGAGTACCAGGCCAATGTCATCCAGTCCCTCCTGCAGAAAAACCTGAAGACCGAGGCTCCTGACCTGATACAGTTTATCGCCATGGCCCTGTTCTGTGTGGGCGTCACTTTCCTCTTCTTCCGGCTGAACACCCGCATCAGCGGTATCATCTGTATCTCCATCATTGTGATGTCCCTCATCGGTTCCTGGGGCTTCTGGCTGGGCGGCTGGGTCGTCCATGTCCTCTGGCTGCCTGTAGCCATCGTCATGCTCTACCTGGCTTCTGTTATTGCCCATTATGTCCGTACCTCCATGGAGCGTCATGCCCTGGAGCTGGAAAAGGAGCGCGTCACCACAGAGCTTTCCCTGGCCACCAGGATCCAGTCCAGTTTCTTGCCCAAGGTCTTCCCGCCTTTCCCGGACCGGCATGAGTTTGATCTCTATGCTTCCATGACTCCCGCCCGGGAGGTCGGCGGTGACCTGTATGACTTCTTCCTCATTGATGAGGATCATCTGTGCATGGTTATCGGCGACGTATCCGGCAAAGGCGTTCCCGCGTCCCTTTTCATGATGCTGTCTTCCGCCCTGATCCACCATGTGGCCATGCATGAGCTTTCTCCCGCGAAGATCCTCACCTCCGTCAACGAGGAGATCTGCTCCCGTAATCCGGAAGAGATGTTTGTCACCGTCTGGCTGGGCGTCCTGGAGATTTCCACCGGTATCCTGACCGCTGCCAGTGCCGGCCATGAGTTCCCCGCCATGAAAAAGCCGGACGGCTCCTTTGAGCTCATCCGGGATAAACATGGTTTCGTCCTCGGCGGCATGGAGGGCGTCCGCTACCGGGATTACACCCTCCAGCTGGAACCCGGCTCCCGCTTCTTCGTCTACACAGACGGTGTCCCTGAAGCCACCGACGCCAATAAAAACATGTACGGCACCGAAAGGATGCTCGAAGCCCTTCGTCAGAAACAGGACAGCACCCCGCAGGAAATCCTCTCCGCCGTCAGCCAGTCTGTCAAGGACTTCGTCGGCCCCACCGAGCAGTTCGACGACCTCACCATGCTGTGTTTGGAATATAACGGCCCTCAGCAGTCCTGATCCCCTGACTCGAATACATAGTGTACTAAAAGCGGGAATACAATGCATTTCCCGCTTTTGTCA of Aristaeella lactis contains these proteins:
- a CDS encoding SpoIIE family protein phosphatase, whose translation is MKHSLFRFFLIPLLISILTLSIIYAGALHYLDRQAQDALYQGQGHASNDIIIIGIDNQTLAELGTYGPGYRTYIAYALEKIASDPDHLPAVVAVDILYEGQTDPAADEQLARAAEKLGTVVTACMAEYGSEITWENGHAVSLDASAVISFVDPYESLKSVTTQGHINAMADKVDGVLRHAMLYVTKPGGEKVYSMAAQTAKIYMERIGKDFTLPDVDAAGHYYVPFAGQPGAFDDGYSLLNLLMGQITSDVWANKVVLIGPYAPAMQDAYITSANRGVPMNGVEYQANVIQSLLQKNLKTEAPDLIQFIAMALFCVGVTFLFFRLNTRISGIICISIIVMSLIGSWGFWLGGWVVHVLWLPVAIVMLYLASVIAHYVRTSMERHALELEKERVTTELSLATRIQSSFLPKVFPPFPDRHEFDLYASMTPAREVGGDLYDFFLIDEDHLCMVIGDVSGKGVPASLFMMLSSALIHHVAMHELSPAKILTSVNEEICSRNPEEMFVTVWLGVLEISTGILTAASAGHEFPAMKKPDGSFELIRDKHGFVLGGMEGVRYRDYTLQLEPGSRFFVYTDGVPEATDANKNMYGTERMLEALRQKQDSTPQEILSAVSQSVKDFVGPTEQFDDLTMLCLEYNGPQQS